Proteins encoded within one genomic window of Akkermansiaceae bacterium:
- the dxs gene encoding 1-deoxy-D-xylulose-5-phosphate synthase produces MTTSASSKPDVPPALGPLLSSIRTPDDVKHLADDELTALAEEIRHSLITSLSRTGGHLGPNLGVVELSIALHRVFSTPEDKFVFDVAHQGYVHKMLTGRAEQIHTIRTYKGLNGFLLRSESEHDAYGAGHAGTALSAALGMAAARDLTGGGNHVVAVAGDAAFTCGPTLEALNNIAETTRKFIVVLNDNEWSIDKNVGAIARYFNALQTHPTYSAVRGKAADFVEKVAGRAIRSLAHKVEEGAKNLLFPNVLFEKFGLRYFGPIDGHDLPLLVKTFEHLKTLQEPVVLHIITEKGRGYQPALDNPGKFHGLGAYKIEDGSTDVTTSPTCSEIFGRTVTDLAKKDPKVVAITAAMPGGTKLDIFKNELPERYFDVGIAEEHAALFACGMATEGLRPFLAIYSTFMQRAYDMIIHDMALQGLPVRLCMDRGGLSGDDGPTHHGLFDIGYLRHIPGLIHMQPKDENELVNMLHTMAAYDDGPSAIRYPRGVIKGTPIAATPEILPIGKAEVVAEGTDVALIGLGTMFEMAERTKLELEAKGLSVALINPRFIKPLDTAVLEAFASRCKVVCTFEDHVLFNGFGASVIEHLHGAGIHTPVERIGWPDEFVEHGKPETLRALHGLTAEAAVEKISRHF; encoded by the coding sequence ATGACGACATCCGCCTCTTCTAAGCCCGACGTGCCACCGGCACTCGGACCGTTGCTTTCCTCGATTCGCACCCCGGATGATGTCAAGCACCTGGCCGACGACGAACTGACCGCCTTGGCGGAGGAGATCCGGCACTCGCTCATCACCTCGCTTTCCCGGACCGGCGGCCACCTGGGTCCCAACCTTGGAGTGGTGGAGCTGTCCATCGCCCTGCACCGGGTGTTTTCCACCCCTGAGGACAAGTTCGTCTTCGATGTGGCCCACCAGGGCTACGTCCACAAAATGCTGACCGGACGGGCGGAGCAGATCCACACCATCCGCACCTACAAGGGCCTCAACGGCTTCCTGCTGCGGTCGGAGTCCGAGCATGATGCCTACGGAGCCGGACATGCCGGCACCGCCCTCTCCGCCGCGCTGGGGATGGCCGCCGCGAGGGATCTGACCGGGGGCGGCAACCATGTCGTCGCCGTGGCCGGAGATGCCGCATTCACCTGCGGCCCGACCCTCGAGGCGCTCAACAACATCGCGGAGACCACGCGGAAGTTCATCGTCGTCCTCAACGACAACGAATGGTCGATCGACAAGAATGTCGGAGCCATCGCCCGCTATTTCAATGCGCTCCAGACTCATCCCACCTATTCCGCGGTCCGCGGAAAGGCGGCGGACTTCGTGGAGAAAGTCGCCGGCCGGGCCATCCGGTCGCTCGCCCACAAGGTCGAGGAAGGCGCGAAAAACCTGCTGTTCCCGAACGTGCTGTTCGAAAAATTCGGCCTGCGTTACTTCGGACCGATCGATGGTCATGACCTGCCGCTGCTGGTCAAAACCTTCGAGCACCTGAAGACGCTGCAGGAACCGGTGGTGCTGCACATCATCACGGAGAAGGGCCGTGGCTACCAGCCGGCCCTCGACAACCCCGGGAAATTCCACGGCCTGGGCGCCTACAAGATCGAGGACGGATCCACGGATGTCACCACCTCCCCCACCTGCTCGGAGATCTTCGGGCGGACGGTGACGGACCTTGCGAAGAAGGACCCGAAGGTGGTCGCCATCACCGCGGCGATGCCGGGCGGGACCAAGCTGGACATCTTCAAAAACGAGCTGCCGGAGCGCTATTTCGACGTGGGCATCGCGGAGGAACACGCCGCGCTGTTCGCCTGCGGGATGGCGACGGAGGGTCTCCGCCCGTTCCTGGCCATTTATTCCACCTTCATGCAGCGGGCGTATGACATGATCATCCATGACATGGCGCTGCAGGGACTGCCGGTCCGCCTCTGCATGGACCGCGGCGGGCTTTCCGGAGACGACGGACCCACGCACCACGGGCTTTTCGACATCGGCTACCTGCGCCACATCCCCGGCCTCATCCACATGCAGCCGAAGGATGAGAATGAACTCGTCAACATGCTCCACACGATGGCCGCCTACGATGACGGTCCATCCGCCATCCGCTACCCGCGGGGCGTGATCAAGGGCACACCCATCGCCGCGACACCGGAGATCCTGCCGATAGGCAAAGCGGAGGTCGTGGCGGAGGGCACGGATGTGGCCCTCATCGGCCTGGGGACGATGTTCGAGATGGCGGAGCGCACCAAACTGGAGCTTGAGGCGAAAGGCCTTTCCGTCGCACTCATCAATCCCCGCTTCATCAAGCCGCTGGACACCGCGGTGCTGGAAGCCTTCGCCTCGCGCTGCAAGGTAGTCTGCACTTTCGAGGACCATGTCCTGTTCAACGGATTCGGCGCGTCCGTCATCGAGCATCTGCACGGTGCCGGGATCCACACCCCGGTGGAACGGATCGGCTGGCCGGACGAGTTTGTCGAACATGGCAAGCCGGAGACCCTCCGGGCACTCCATGGCCTGACCGCCGAAGCTGCGGTCGAAAAAATTTCCCGCCACTTCTGA
- a CDS encoding entericidin A/B family lipoprotein, with protein sequence MNPVVISKTAANQLSNFNRTLLCGFALMVTAAFALSTTSCATSKGFGRDVKKVGNKIENAADRTGGAN encoded by the coding sequence ATGAATCCTGTAGTCATCTCCAAAACCGCGGCAAACCAGCTTTCCAACTTCAACCGCACCCTCCTTTGCGGCTTTGCGCTCATGGTGACGGCAGCCTTCGCGCTGTCCACCACCTCCTGCGCAACGTCGAAGGGCTTCGGACGGGATGTGAAGAAAGTGGGTAACAAGATCGAAAACGCGGCCGACCGCACCGGCGGAGCCAACTGA
- a CDS encoding sigma-54-dependent Fis family transcriptional regulator, which yields MLPTLLIVDDERATREGLRSALEEEFDVYTAAGVEEALTILKSEPIQLLLTDLRLGGDSGMDLLEMAQKLPEPPVSLIMTAYGSVDTAVEAMRRGAWHFVTKPLNLDEVEMLLKRALRGRTLETENRQLVTQVKQAHKIDKLIGKSPAMNRVFDLIRQVAPTRATILIEGESGTGKEVVANTLHHLSGRPSGKMVTVNCAALSPQLLESELFGHEKGAFTGAAQKRIGRFEQADGGTLFLDEIGEIDAPTQVKLLRMLSERTIERVGSNTPIKVDVRVITATNKNLRDLVEQGDFREDLYFRLNVVKLEMPPLRTRREDIVLLANSFLGEFAKENDRPKKPLTDAALQLLLSYPWPGNVRELRTAIEHGVVMSNDPVIDVRHLPQFLHSAPIPKADAPLLLKNPLVAPADFNLHALESNAIRGALAAAGDNRTRAAELLGISRRTLQRKLKEFNF from the coding sequence ATGCTCCCCACCCTTCTCATCGTCGATGACGAACGCGCCACCCGCGAAGGCCTCCGCAGCGCGCTGGAGGAGGAGTTCGATGTCTATACCGCCGCCGGGGTGGAGGAAGCCCTGACCATCCTGAAATCCGAGCCGATCCAGCTCCTGCTGACCGACCTGCGGCTGGGCGGGGACTCCGGGATGGACCTGCTGGAGATGGCGCAGAAGCTCCCGGAGCCGCCCGTTTCCCTCATCATGACCGCCTATGGCTCCGTGGACACCGCGGTGGAGGCCATGCGGCGCGGGGCCTGGCACTTCGTCACCAAGCCGCTCAACCTGGACGAGGTGGAGATGCTGCTGAAGCGCGCGCTGCGCGGACGGACGCTGGAGACGGAGAACCGTCAGCTCGTCACCCAGGTCAAGCAGGCCCACAAGATCGACAAATTGATCGGAAAATCCCCGGCGATGAACCGGGTGTTCGACCTGATCCGGCAGGTGGCCCCCACCCGCGCCACCATTCTCATCGAAGGCGAATCCGGCACCGGCAAGGAGGTGGTGGCGAACACCCTCCACCACCTGTCCGGCCGGCCTTCCGGGAAAATGGTCACCGTGAACTGCGCGGCCCTTTCCCCGCAACTGCTGGAGAGCGAACTTTTCGGCCATGAAAAGGGCGCGTTCACCGGCGCGGCGCAGAAACGCATCGGCAGGTTCGAGCAGGCGGACGGCGGCACCCTCTTTCTCGATGAAATCGGGGAAATCGACGCCCCCACCCAGGTGAAGCTGCTGCGGATGCTGTCCGAGCGGACGATCGAGCGGGTCGGCTCCAACACGCCGATCAAGGTGGATGTGCGGGTCATCACCGCGACGAACAAGAACCTCCGGGACCTGGTGGAGCAGGGGGATTTCCGCGAGGATCTCTATTTCCGCCTGAATGTGGTGAAACTGGAGATGCCGCCGCTGAGAACCCGGCGCGAAGACATCGTCCTGCTGGCGAACAGCTTCCTGGGCGAGTTCGCCAAGGAGAACGACCGCCCGAAAAAGCCGCTGACGGACGCGGCGCTGCAGTTGCTGCTGTCCTACCCATGGCCGGGCAACGTCCGGGAGCTGCGCACGGCCATCGAACACGGGGTGGTGATGAGCAACGATCCCGTCATCGACGTCCGCCATCTGCCCCAATTCCTTCATTCCGCGCCGATTCCGAAAGCGGACGCGCCGCTGCTGCTCAAAAACCCGCTTGTCGCGCCTGCCGATTTCAACTTGCATGCGCTCGAAAGCAACGCGATCCGCGGTGCCCTCGCCGCGGCGGGTGACAACCGGACCCGCGCCGCCGAACTGCTGGGAATCAGCCGCCGCACACTCCAACGCAAATTGAAGGAATTCAATTTCTGA
- a CDS encoding sigma-54-dependent Fis family transcriptional regulator, protein MDILIVDDQKSIRLTTSLALEAEGHYVETAEDGDSCLRRVKEENFDLVFLDLRLGDEDGLEILQKILGMKPRQLVTIFTAHASVATAVKATQLGAFDYLEKPFTPDQLRAILIKAKKALQTQGEVVRLQETVQELKSEAKQSSPPLRFTSEDKRTHEEFDILFRAAATNASVLILGESGTGKSVIAREVHDRSHLRDKPFVTVSCPSLSKELLESVLFGHMKGSFTGAVKDTWGKVHAAEGGTLFLDEIGELPMEIQPKLLRLLQEREYERLGENKVRPSNVRVIAATNRDLPAQIAAGHFREDLYYRLNVISITVPSLRDRPIDLYRFACDYLSFFTGQMGRKVEGFSENGRSSLMRHGWPGNLRELRNAIERAAILARGNKIEAEDLPRPTPVSANTASRDPASGLCIGGEHTIDEIEQAHLLRVLEWAPSLQDAASILGIDKATLYRKRKRYGIE, encoded by the coding sequence ATGGATATCCTGATCGTCGATGACCAAAAATCAATCCGCCTGACCACTTCCTTGGCTCTTGAAGCCGAGGGCCACTATGTCGAAACCGCCGAAGACGGCGATTCGTGCCTGCGGCGTGTCAAAGAAGAAAACTTTGACCTGGTCTTCCTCGACCTCCGCCTTGGCGACGAGGACGGCCTGGAGATCCTCCAGAAAATACTGGGGATGAAGCCGCGGCAGTTGGTGACCATCTTCACCGCCCACGCATCGGTCGCCACGGCGGTGAAGGCCACCCAGTTGGGGGCGTTCGACTATCTGGAGAAGCCATTCACTCCGGACCAACTGCGGGCCATCCTGATCAAGGCGAAGAAAGCGCTCCAGACCCAGGGCGAGGTGGTGCGTCTCCAGGAAACCGTGCAGGAACTGAAGTCGGAAGCGAAGCAATCCTCGCCTCCCCTGCGTTTCACCTCCGAAGACAAGAGGACCCATGAGGAGTTCGACATCCTTTTCCGTGCGGCGGCCACCAATGCCTCCGTCCTGATCCTCGGCGAGAGCGGCACCGGCAAGAGCGTCATCGCCCGGGAGGTCCATGACCGCAGCCACCTGCGGGACAAGCCCTTCGTCACAGTGAGCTGCCCCAGCCTTTCGAAGGAGCTTCTCGAAAGCGTCCTCTTCGGCCACATGAAGGGATCGTTCACCGGCGCAGTGAAAGACACCTGGGGCAAGGTCCACGCCGCGGAAGGCGGCACGCTGTTTCTCGATGAGATCGGCGAGCTTCCCATGGAGATCCAGCCGAAGCTGCTGCGTCTCCTCCAGGAGCGTGAGTACGAACGCCTCGGGGAAAACAAGGTCCGACCGTCCAACGTGCGGGTCATCGCCGCCACCAACCGGGATCTGCCCGCGCAGATCGCGGCAGGCCATTTCCGCGAGGATCTCTACTACCGCCTCAACGTCATCAGCATCACGGTGCCCTCGCTGCGTGACCGCCCCATCGACCTCTATCGTTTCGCCTGCGACTACCTTTCGTTCTTCACGGGGCAGATGGGGCGCAAGGTGGAGGGGTTCAGCGAGAACGGCCGCTCATCACTGATGAGACACGGCTGGCCGGGCAACCTGCGGGAACTCCGCAACGCCATCGAAAGGGCCGCCATCCTGGCCCGCGGCAACAAGATCGAAGCGGAGGATCTTCCCCGCCCCACTCCGGTCTCCGCGAACACCGCGAGCCGCGACCCCGCCTCCGGCCTCTGCATCGGCGGCGAACACACCATCGATGAGATCGAGCAGGCCCACCTGCTGCGTGTCCTGGAATGGGCTCCGTCCCTGCAGGATGCCGCGTCGATCCTTGGCATCGACAAGGCCACGCTCTACCGGAAACGGAAGCGTTACGGGATCGAATGA
- the xseB gene encoding exodeoxyribonuclease VII small subunit has translation MAKQNPASPPQTGPSFEEAISDLEAIVEAMEHDQLPLGELVEHYEKGTTLLNTCESLLKEAKSRIELITLRNQAEIGLETDNDPAHIPGPASAARSAADPDDDDDIRLF, from the coding sequence ATGGCAAAGCAGAATCCAGCATCACCGCCGCAGACCGGCCCCAGCTTCGAGGAAGCCATCAGCGACCTGGAGGCCATCGTGGAAGCGATGGAGCACGACCAGCTCCCGCTGGGCGAGCTGGTGGAGCACTATGAGAAGGGTACAACCCTGCTCAACACATGCGAATCCCTGCTCAAGGAGGCGAAATCCCGGATCGAGCTGATCACCCTCCGAAATCAGGCGGAAATCGGACTGGAAACCGACAACGATCCCGCGCACATTCCCGGGCCCGCCAGTGCCGCCCGCTCCGCGGCCGATCCCGACGACGATGACGACATCCGCCTCTTCTAA
- a CDS encoding glycosyltransferase family 39 protein — translation MSQRPVLEKGILIRRTLFILVLIILTFANLFALFKGLNAPKGMEQAQIAREIARGNGFSTKMVSPAAYDMASKGFSETVALKDFKDTYHAPLNPLVNSVVLRLIGANDPNAWPMKEKEMVFPLDRVIAAISTLFFLMSMAVTYLLVTRIFDPKIAAVSAILMLFCQTFWDFSLSGLPQMLMLLLFTSALYFAYRAVEAQAEGRLPFVPALIAGVFFTLLALTHWMTVWIALGYVIYAALAFRPRGVIGAAVIVLIILAAVGPMLRAYRITESPFGAAFLTLYNGVGMGTEEAVMRGHDLTEAAAVTDGLVMKIVRTTLLQTMDIIPLLAGIVVAPLFFLSLLHPFKRAPIANFRWVILLMWVTTAIGLSFYGVSSEGLDPNQLHLLFAPIMAAYGIAFVSILWSRLPVVNTTPFMRNIHLYVIVLVCAMPMMIILPRQVINGMNMRDSGGLPHWPPYYAPALNIGLKKVVKENEIVVADQPWAVAWYADRVSLWLPTTRRGFEKFETIAADSQTPLTGILISPVSNQHGSIAEIYQQYQDFTSLVIDGRTYASTSGLRTFDKDPKLEGIAKRYPYPLPLFGVDMIFYSDRAIRSTSEPGR, via the coding sequence ATGAGCCAACGCCCTGTCCTGGAAAAAGGCATCCTGATCCGCCGCACGCTTTTCATCCTGGTGCTGATCATCCTCACCTTCGCCAACCTTTTCGCGTTGTTCAAGGGGCTGAACGCCCCGAAGGGCATGGAGCAGGCGCAGATCGCCCGTGAAATCGCGCGGGGCAACGGGTTCTCCACCAAGATGGTCAGCCCCGCCGCCTATGACATGGCGTCAAAAGGGTTCTCCGAGACCGTCGCGCTGAAAGACTTCAAGGACACCTACCACGCCCCCCTCAATCCGCTGGTCAACTCCGTGGTTCTGAGGCTGATCGGCGCGAACGATCCCAACGCCTGGCCGATGAAGGAAAAGGAGATGGTATTCCCGCTGGACCGGGTCATCGCCGCCATCTCCACGCTGTTTTTCCTGATGTCGATGGCGGTCACCTACCTGTTGGTGACGAGGATTTTCGACCCGAAGATCGCCGCGGTCTCGGCCATCCTCATGCTTTTCTGCCAGACCTTCTGGGACTTCTCGCTCAGCGGGTTGCCGCAGATGCTGATGCTGCTGCTCTTCACCTCCGCCCTCTACTTCGCCTACCGGGCGGTGGAAGCCCAGGCGGAGGGACGGCTCCCCTTCGTCCCGGCCCTCATCGCCGGGGTGTTCTTCACCCTGCTGGCGCTCACCCACTGGATGACGGTGTGGATCGCCCTGGGCTATGTCATCTACGCGGCGCTCGCGTTCCGCCCGCGCGGCGTCATCGGCGCGGCGGTCATCGTGCTGATCATCCTCGCCGCGGTCGGGCCGATGCTGCGCGCCTACCGGATCACGGAGTCCCCGTTCGGCGCGGCCTTCCTCACCCTTTACAATGGCGTGGGCATGGGCACCGAGGAAGCGGTGATGCGCGGCCATGACCTGACCGAAGCGGCGGCCGTGACGGATGGTCTGGTGATGAAGATCGTCCGCACCACGCTGCTGCAGACCATGGACATCATCCCGCTGCTGGCCGGCATCGTGGTGGCGCCGTTGTTCTTCCTTTCCCTGCTCCACCCCTTCAAACGCGCACCGATCGCGAATTTCCGCTGGGTGATCCTGCTGATGTGGGTGACCACCGCCATCGGGCTGTCGTTCTACGGAGTCTCCAGCGAGGGGCTGGACCCCAACCAGCTCCACCTCCTGTTCGCGCCCATCATGGCCGCCTACGGGATCGCCTTCGTGTCGATCCTGTGGTCCCGCCTGCCCGTGGTGAACACCACGCCGTTCATGAGGAACATACACCTCTACGTGATCGTCCTCGTTTGCGCGATGCCCATGATGATCATCCTGCCGCGCCAGGTCATCAACGGCATGAACATGCGGGACAGCGGGGGACTCCCCCACTGGCCGCCGTACTACGCGCCCGCGCTCAACATCGGCCTCAAGAAGGTGGTGAAGGAAAACGAGATCGTCGTGGCGGACCAACCGTGGGCCGTGGCCTGGTATGCGGACCGGGTGAGCCTCTGGCTGCCCACCACGCGGAGGGGTTTCGAGAAATTCGAGACCATCGCCGCGGATTCCCAGACTCCGCTCACCGGCATCCTGATCTCCCCCGTCTCCAACCAGCACGGCTCCATCGCGGAGATCTACCAACAGTACCAGGACTTCACCTCGCTGGTCATCGACGGACGGACCTACGCCTCCACCTCCGGCCTGCGGACCTTTGACAAGGACCCGAAGCTGGAAGGCATCGCCAAGCGCTACCCCTATCCCCTGCCCCTGTTCGGTGTGGACATGATCTTCTACAGCGACCGCGCGATCCGCTCCACCTCCGAACCCGGCCGCTGA